A genomic stretch from Eretmochelys imbricata isolate rEreImb1 chromosome 24, rEreImb1.hap1, whole genome shotgun sequence includes:
- the LOC144279957 gene encoding CD276 antigen-like has product MKTVQLESDVVAHFGGDVTLSCLFPSQPGMNLQDVTLTWQKEQEGAEALVVHSHYYGKDQLARQDEVYRNRTHLDPEGLAQGNASLMLRGVCIQDEGVYLCHVTSELGWTAERRELRVGAPYSEPHLTLDFSFRLGHTLLTFSSGGGYPLASVAWRDGMGTNLTELSCTIESVDAQGLYTLHSELVMPVGQSTNLTVFLVTAHGREIPVQHVTVAAGPGQRCSHVWLLVACLGAVTLSVIVAAGILCPPSRGTCGRCSESRFARTRDVEDPSPQGQLGPGTCPAMGTPTTALRADLPAAPSGHLHAKAL; this is encoded by the exons ATGAAAACAG tgcagtTGGAATCAGACGTTGTAGCTCATTTTGGGGGGGACGTCACCCTGAGCTGCCTCTTCCCATCTCAGCCCGGGATGAACCTCCAGGACGTGACTCTCACCTGGCAGAAGGaacaggagggggcagaggcccTGGTGGTTCATAGTCACTATTACGGGAAGGACCAGCTGGCGAGACAGGATGAGGTTTATAGGAACCGGACCCACCTGGATCCAGAGGGGCTGGCCCAGGGGAACGCGTCCCTGATGCTGAGGGGTGTCTGCATCCAGGATGAGGGCGTCTATCTCTGCCATGTCACCTCGGAGCTGGGCTGGACGGCTGAGCGCAGGGAGCTGAGAGTGGGAG CACCCTACAGTGAGCCTCATCTGACCCTTGACTTCTCGTTTCGGCTGGGCCACACTCTTTTGACCTTCAGCTCAGGGGGCGGGTACCCCCTGGCAAGTGTGGCTTGGAGGGACGGGATGGGAACAAACCTGACAGAGCTCAGCTGTACCATAGAGTCCGTGGACGCCCAGGGCCTTTATACGCTGCACAGCGAGCTGGTCATGCCCGTGGGGCAGAGCACCAACCTCACCGTGTTCCTGGTGACAGCACACGGACGGGAGATCCCCGTGCAGCACGTCACAGTGGCAGCAGGGCCTG GGCAGAGATGCAGTCATGTCTGGCTGCTGGTGGCCTGCCTGGGTGCCGTGACCCTGTCTGTGATAGTGGCTGCAGGGATCCTTTGCCCTCCCAGCCGTGGGACTTGCGGACGCTGCTCAGAGAGTCGCTTCGCCAGGACGAGGGATGTGGAGGATCCTTCaccccagggccagctgggccctggcacCTGCCCAGCCATGGGTACACCCACCACCGCCCTCAGGGCTGATCTCCCGGCGGCTCCCTCGGGCCACCTTCATGCCAAGGCTCTGTAG